One genomic segment of Melitaea cinxia chromosome 19, ilMelCinx1.1, whole genome shotgun sequence includes these proteins:
- the LOC123663019 gene encoding uncharacterized protein LOC123663019, giving the protein MASTSTPRRNLCFHEDDIDNEILIDEIELRLLLYDKSLKDYSNSNLKAKAWEEVCIKVFFNIWGNLSTQEKTEAEKVVQKRWKNIRACFSRELREQKSTKTGQADKKRKTYRYYENFYFSSRVWKREMVRETLCLMLIKTMKINQRKKMKHQI; this is encoded by the exons ATGGCGTCGACGTCAACTCCGAGGCGAAACTTGTGTTTTCATGAAGATGATATAGACAACGAAATACTGATTGACGAAATAGAGTTGAGACTATTGCTCTACGACAAATCCTTAAAAGATTATTCTAATAGCAATTTGAAAGCCAAAGCATGGGAGGAAGTttgtattaaagtatttttcaatatttggGGAAACCTTTCTACACAAGAAAAAACAGAAGCAG AAAAAGTAGTACAAAAGCGGTGGAAAAACATCAGAGCTTGTTTTTCAAGAGAACTACGAGAGCAAAAAAGTACAAAGACTGGCCAAGCAGACAAAAAACGTAAAACATATAGATATTATGAAAACTTTTATTTCTCCTCCCGAGTATGGAAACGAGAGATGGTACGGGAAACTCTATGTCTAATGCTGATAAAGACGATGAAGATAAATCAGAGGAAGAAGATGAAGCATCAGATATAA